The window TTGATGAAAATGATAATCCTCCAGTTTTTCAGGAGCTCACATATACAGGGACCATCAGTGAGGCAGCCCCCATCAATAGTGTGGTGATAAGTGAGGATGGAAAGCCCCTGGTAATTGAAGCCACAGATGCTGACAAGAATCACAATGCCCTCCTGGTCTTCCAGATTGTGGAGGACACCGCTAAATTGTTCTTTACTGTGGACTCAGGAACAGGCTCCGTCAGAACTATAGC of the Carassius auratus strain Wakin unplaced genomic scaffold, ASM336829v1 scaf_tig00016386, whole genome shotgun sequence genome contains:
- the LOC113075120 gene encoding protocadherin Fat 3-like, yielding MAGIASRVTVCIQVVDENDNPPVFQELTYTGTISEAAPINSVVISEDGKPLVIEATDADKNHNALLVFQIVEDTAKLFFTVDSGTGSVRTIAKLDYEKFSAFYFSVNVRDSGRPQLTAEKPAKVLIRVVNINDSPPQFSQEAYDT